A genomic region of Serinus canaria isolate serCan28SL12 chromosome 1A, serCan2020, whole genome shotgun sequence contains the following coding sequences:
- the KRAS gene encoding GTPase KRas isoform X1 → MTEYKLVVVGAGGVGKSALTIQLIQNHFVDEYDPTIEDSYRKQVVIDGETCLLDILDTAGQEEYSAMRDQYMRTGEGFLCVFAINNTKSFEDIHHYREQIKRVKDSEDVPMVLVGNKCDLPSRTVDTKQAQDLARSYGIPFIETSAKTRQRVEDAFYTLVREIRQYRVKKISKEEKTPGCVKIKKCLVM, encoded by the exons ATGACAGAGTATAAACTTGTGGTGGTTGGAGCTGGTGGTGTAGGCAAGAGCGCCTTGACAATACAGCTAATCCAGAATCACTTTGTGGATGAATATGACCCCACAATAGAG GATTCCTACAGGAAGCAAGTAGTAATTGATGGAGAAACCTGTCTCTTGGATATTCTTGACACAGCAGGTCAAGAGGAATACAGTGCAATGAGGGACCAATATATGAGAACAGGGGAAGGCTTCCTCTGTGTGTTTGCCATAAACAATACAAAGTCTTTTGAAGATATTCACCATTATAG GGAACAAATAAAGAGAGTTAAGGACTCAGAAGATGTCCCAATGGTGCTAGTAGGAAACAAATGTGATTTGCCTTCCAGAACAGTAGACACAAAACAAGCTCAGGATTTAGCAAGAAGTTATGGAATTCCTTTCATTGAAACATCAGCAAAGACAAGACAG AGAGTGGAGGATGCTTTTTATACATTGGTGCGAGAGATCCGACAgtacagagtgaaaaaaatcagcaaagaagaaaagactcCAGGGtgtgtgaaaattaaaaaatgccttGTAATGTAA